One Rosa chinensis cultivar Old Blush chromosome 5, RchiOBHm-V2, whole genome shotgun sequence genomic region harbors:
- the LOC112203818 gene encoding uncharacterized protein LOC112203818 has translation MPQDRPDLVTRVFHAKFEQLKEDIINKGVLGKVAAHAFVVEFQKRGLPHVHMLIMLEENDKLNNPDEYDRIVRAEIPYEDEEPQLYDAVCTHMIHGPCGTLNPRQSCMKNGSCNKGYPKPFANFTVQGNDAYLVYRRLASHLPVPSRRRGDVMVDNSWVVPYNPWLLLRYNCHINVEICGSIKSVKYLYKYIYKGPGRVALELQSNPEFDEIRQFVDARWVYAPEGLWRIFKFAMNKIYPTVERLQIHLPNMQQITFNVDETVENILVDEHAPMSMLTEFFTINRMDEDARAYLYREIPEHYRWDNSNKIWVKRRRNYKVIGRIYSISPSEGEKFYLRVFLNHFRGPGSFHDLLTVDGVLQLTFKQATEKQGLLENDNSI, from the coding sequence ATGCCACAAGACCGTCCTGATTTAGTCACGAGGGTATTTCATGCCAAGTTTGAGCAATTAAAAGAAGACATCATCAACAAAGGGGTGCTGGGAAAAGTGGCTGCACATGCTTTCGTTGTTGAATTTCAAAAACGGGGCCTACCACATGTTCATATGCTGATTATGTTAGAAGAAAATGACAAGCTTAATAACCCTGATGAATATGATCGCATTGTTAGAGCTGAAATACCATATGAGGACGAGGAGCCTCAACTTTATGATGCAGTGTGTACACATATGATTCATGGTCCATGTGGAACTCTTAACCCAAGGCAGTCATGTATGAAAAATGGGAGTTGCAATAAAGGCTACCCAAAACCATTTGCAAATTTCACTGTGCAAGGGAATGATGCATATCTTGTATATCGGAGACTAGCAAGTCATTTACCGGTACCTTCGCGTAGACGAGGAGATGTGATGGTGGATAACAGTTGGGTGGTTCCCTACAACCCATGGTTGCTATTACGGTATAATTGTCACATCAATGTTGAAATATGTGGGAGCATAAAAAGTGTCAAGTACTTATATAAGTATATCTATAAAGGTCCCGGCAGAGTGGCACTTGAGCTGCAATCAAACCCAgagtttgatgaaattagacAATTTGTTGATGCAAGGTGGGTCTATGCACCAGAGGGTTTATGGAGGATCTTCAAATTTGCTATGAACAAAATATATCCAACAGTAGAGCGATTACAAATACATCTTCCCAACATGCAACAGATAACATTCAATGTTGATGAAACAGTAGAGAATATTCTGGTAGATGAGCACGCACCAATGTCAATGCTCACTGAGTTTTTCACCATAAATCGAATGGATGAGGATGCAAGAGCATATTTGTATCGAGAAATTCCTGAACATTACAGGTGGGATAACAGCAACAAAATTTGGGTGAAACGAAGGAGAAACTACAAGGTTATTGGGAGAATATACAGTATCTCACCGTCTGAAGGTGAGAAATTTTACCTGCGTGTCTTTCTTAACCATTTCAGAGGTCCAGGATCATTTCATGATTTGCTTACTGTTGATGGTGTTCTACAACTAACTttcaagcaagcaacagagaaACAAGGTTTGCTAGAAAATGACAATAGTATCTGA
- the LOC112203819 gene encoding uncharacterized protein LOC112203819: MRSINDHQFAEFLLRVGDGSEQVINDEMIRVPECMVVPWESDQSINLIIDEVFPNLGDHVNDARYMVDRALITPINNDVGVLNEKIINMFPVEEITLYSFDSVEDDIRNLYQPEFLNSITAGGLPPHKLTLKVGAPIMLLRNIDPKLGLCNDTRLLCRGSYQNLIDAEILTGQFAGTRVFLPRIPLKSAENAGLPFQLTRKQFPVKLSLCLTINKSHGQTIHM; the protein is encoded by the coding sequence ATGAGATCTATAAATGACCACCAATTTGCAGAGTTTCTTCTTCGTGTAGGTGATGGGAGTGAACAAGTCATCAATGACGAAATGATAAGAGTACCAGAATGCATGGTGGTTCCATGGGAAAGCGACCAATCTATCAATCTAATTATTGATGAAGTTTTCCCCAATTTGGGTGATCATGTAAATGATGCAAGATACATGGTGGACAGAGCATTGATTACTCCTATAAACAACGATGTGGGCGTGTTGAATGAAAAGATAATCAATATGTTTCCAGTTGAAGAAATTACATTGTACTCATTTGACTCTGTTGAAGATGACATCAGAAATTTGTACCAACCAGAGTTTTTAAACTCAATAACCGCAGGTGGGCTGCCACCCCACAAGTTAACTCTGAAAGTAGGTGCTCCAATCATGCTTTTGAGGAATATTGACCCTAAATTGGGATTGTGTAACGATACTAGATTGTTGTGCCGTGGTTCGTACCAAAATCTGATTGATGCTGAGATACTAACAGGACAATTTGCTGGGACTAGAGTTTTTCTACCTAGAATTCCTTTGAAAAGTGCAGAAAATGCTGGGCTCCCATTTCAACTAACAAGAAAGCAATTTCCAGTCAAACTGAGCTTATGTTTGACCATAAACAAATCTCATGGCCAGACAATCCACATGTAG